The following proteins are co-located in the Clavibacter capsici genome:
- a CDS encoding ROK family transcriptional regulator, whose translation MTGHETDDAERTSLAPVADPARPARAVPLAPDPRSREIPPPGDARSRGTTPDHVRRSNLATVLQIVHETGPASRSELTRETGLNRSTIAALVGELQELGLVVESEPPGTNRVGRPSPIVSADPRVVVFAVNPEIDAVTVGLVGLDGVVQERVRRDTDGIPTAAVAAELASGIVAELRADLRATRPDARVLGIGVAVPGLVRFDGGLVRLAPHLGWVDEPFAALLAEATGLPALAANDASLAAVAEGRFGSGRDVDDLVYLNGGASGVGGGVLIGRRPFGGAEGYGGELGHTLVDSGGELCHCGAVGCLETTVGQDALLEVTGLPRARADELGDVLAAALEAGDARVTREVERQIDNLAVALRNVVNIFNPSLVVLGGFLGSLHAADPDRVLACATAQALPGAREALRIRRAALGPDRLMIGAAELAFARVLVDPSGVMRAAAEAERTTA comes from the coding sequence GTGACCGGGCACGAGACGGACGACGCCGAGCGCACCTCCCTCGCGCCGGTCGCGGACCCCGCCCGGCCCGCCCGCGCCGTGCCGCTCGCGCCGGATCCCCGGTCCCGCGAGATCCCGCCCCCGGGCGACGCCCGCTCCCGCGGCACCACCCCCGACCACGTGCGCCGCTCCAACCTCGCGACCGTGCTCCAGATCGTGCACGAGACCGGCCCCGCCTCCCGTTCGGAGCTGACGCGCGAGACGGGCCTCAACCGCTCCACCATCGCCGCGCTCGTGGGCGAGCTGCAGGAGCTCGGGCTCGTGGTCGAGTCGGAGCCGCCCGGCACGAACCGCGTCGGCCGGCCGAGCCCCATCGTGTCCGCGGATCCGCGCGTGGTCGTCTTCGCCGTGAACCCCGAGATCGACGCCGTCACCGTGGGCCTCGTCGGCCTCGACGGGGTCGTGCAGGAGCGCGTCCGGCGCGACACCGACGGGATCCCCACGGCCGCGGTCGCCGCGGAGCTCGCGAGCGGCATCGTCGCCGAGCTGCGCGCCGACCTCCGCGCCACCCGGCCCGACGCGCGCGTGCTCGGCATCGGCGTCGCCGTGCCCGGCCTCGTCCGCTTCGACGGCGGGCTCGTGCGCCTCGCGCCGCACCTCGGCTGGGTCGACGAGCCGTTCGCCGCGCTCCTCGCCGAGGCCACCGGGCTCCCCGCGCTCGCCGCCAACGACGCGAGCCTCGCGGCCGTCGCGGAGGGGCGCTTCGGATCCGGCCGCGACGTCGACGACCTCGTCTACCTCAACGGCGGCGCCAGCGGCGTCGGCGGCGGCGTGCTCATCGGCCGGCGCCCCTTCGGCGGCGCGGAGGGCTACGGCGGCGAGCTCGGCCACACGCTCGTCGACTCCGGCGGCGAGCTCTGCCACTGCGGCGCGGTCGGCTGCCTGGAGACCACGGTCGGCCAGGACGCGCTGCTCGAGGTCACGGGCCTGCCGCGCGCCCGCGCCGACGAGCTCGGCGACGTGCTCGCGGCGGCCCTCGAGGCGGGCGACGCGCGCGTCACCCGGGAGGTCGAGCGGCAGATCGACAACCTCGCGGTCGCGCTGCGCAACGTCGTCAACATCTTCAACCCGTCGCTCGTGGTGCTCGGCGGGTTCCTCGGGTCGCTGCACGCGGCGGATCCCGACCGGGTCCTCGCCTGCGCCACCGCCCAGGCGCTCCCCGGCGCGCGAGAGGCCCTGCGGATCCGCCGCGCGGCCCTCGGCCCCGACCGGCTGATGATCGGCGCGGCCGAGCTGGCCTTCGCGCGCGTGCTGGTGGATCCCTCGGGCGTCATGCGCGCCGCCGCCGAGGCGGAGCGCACCACCGCGTGA